GGCGCAGACCGCCATCTGTGGCGAGACGCGTGAAACCGATGTGACCCGCCGACCGCGTGTTGCGCGGCGCCAGGAGCGCGCTCCCGCCACGGAGCGGCGTCGAATCGCCCGGCACGATGAGCGCCCCGGGGTCGACCCGACGCGCGGGCTTGTGCCCAATGCCGGTGTACATGTCCGATGTGTGTTCCAGAACATTGCCCAGCAAATCCAGGAGCCCCCACGGGTTCGGCGACTTTTGACCAACGGGGTGCGTGCGTCCACCCGAGTTCGCGCAATACCAGGCGAAGGGCTCAATGATGGGCTGCGTGCTGCAGTCCGTGGGATCGGCCGGCGGCGGAATCGGGGTCAGCGGCCCCGCGAAGGTCGGCGACCTCGTGCCCGCTCGCACCGCGTACTCCCATTCTGCCTCCGTCGGCAATCGGTAACCATCGCAGTCGTAGACCGAGGTGTTCACCGCCGACACGTTGGTGCAACCAAACGGTCCGGGGCCGGCGTCGGGCCCGCAGCCTTGAAGCGTGTAGCACTCCGGCTTGCCCTTCCAAGCCGAGTACCGATTCGCAAATCGGAGAGCCTCGTACCAGTTGACCTGCGCAACAGGACACGACGGCTCCGTGCATTGCTCGGCGCCGGCTCGCGCCAGCGTCACGTTGAGCTCGCCGGTTGCCGCCCACTCGCCGATCGTGAGCTCCTTCTCCTGCATGTAGAACGCGTGGGTAAGGGTCGTCTCGGATTCCGTCTCGCTGTTGCGCCCGCGGCCCCACTCGCATGGCGGCGACCCCATAATGAAGCATCCAGCGGGGATGAGGCACCAGCCGTCCGCGCAGGACCGGGTGACGGGTGGATGAACGCACGTCGGGCTGGGCTCGAGGCCAGCGCAGGGGTCGCGAACAGGTCCAGCTTCGGTCACCGTGCTCGAGCCGTCAGGACGTATCGATCCGCCGTCCGTGGGTGTCGCCGCGCGCTCCTGAGGTGCCGCAGCTTCCCGCGAGCAACTCGCTGCAAGCAACAGCCAGGCCGCAGCCACCACTCGCCTAATGGTCAACACCCTGGACGTCTCCCTGCGTGGTGAACTTGGCGCGTTGTTGGAGGGTCGGAAGCACGGGAGCGCCTCCGTCCGCCAATGGGTCCACCGCCGCGGCTTTCAACGTCGACCACGTGGGTCTATCCTCGTCGTTGCAATTGCCGCCGCACGCCCTCCGGTAAACCGCCCCGATCTGAGTCGGCGTGATCGCGTCAACGCCCGTCGCCGTTCCGACGAAGAAGTTCAACCAATCCCACTCAACGCCCAAGTCAGAGGAGAGCGTCGGGGCGCAGTTCGTCTCCTCCCACTTCAGGCCGTCGCCGCAGTACCGCGCCGCCGGCGGGGACTCGAGTCCGCCGACGCCAAGGGGATCGGCGGCTCGATACGATTGCTTGTAGTACACAAATACCTTGTTGGCCGACAGATCGTTCCACGCGCGTGCCGCGATGAAGTGCGCAAAGCCCTCGTCTTGCGCGTTGTCGGTGAAGCTAACGCCCGATAGACAGTGAAAGGTGGCGGGCGACGCATGGGCGCACGTGCAAAGGGCCGGAAGCGGCGTGTGATCGTAGTAGTCGCGCCCTACGAGGCCGCCCAGGCGTCTCTGCGCGACGTGCCCGATTTCGTGGGCGACGATGAACTTCCAGAGGCTGTGGCCGGGCCCGATGTAGAGAGTGGGGTCGGCTCCACAGCTAATCGACCCAAGCGTATCCACATCTGCGCAATTTCGCTCGGTCAGCACGCGCAGGGGCTTCCCGCCGGCGGGCATGACCGCGGAGTCACCAAAGACTAAGGTTGCGGCCGCCATCGCCCGTGTCAGCGAGTCTTGATACTCCGCGTTGATCCCGACGCTCGAACCGACCTTCGTTCGCACCCCGGTCGAGACAACGAGCGAAGTTCCTCGCTTAATCCCCTTGTAGCTCCCTGCCGGGACCGCCACGGGATAGATGGTAAATGGAGCCGACGTCGTCGTCAGCTTGAGGTCGCCGTAGTTGGCTCGAAGCTCGGCACCATCGAGCCGCTTCAGCTTTGGAATCAGCGACACCACGTAGTCGGTGTTCGACCTGAGGTTCACCACGGAGCAGCCGAGCACCGTGAAGTTGCCGTTCGCCACGAGCGCTCCGTCGGAGCGGCGCGTGATCATGAACGTCGCGTATTGCGCAGCGGTGAGGGTTCTCTCCTTGTTGGCCCCGTAGCTCTCGGAGAAACCCGAGTCGATGAAGACGCCGCGCCAGTTGTTGCAGACCGTGTAGGGCTGCACCGTCCCCGTCTCCGCGCTCGCCACGAAAATGCTGCTCGTGTTCGCCAAGAGGTCCGACAGATCCAAGTCGAGCGGCACCATGCCCGTGACCGTACCGCCATCGCCTCCGTTCGGCGGCAAGGAGGCCATCTCGGTGTAGCTCGTGCCGTTCCACACGCGCCCGGTGTTCGTGAAGGCGGCTTCCGTGGACGTCTTGAGCAGCGCCATCATCGACGCCTGGGTCACCACAAGCTCGCCGGCGGTCAGCGTGAAGTAGTTTCGCGGGTCGAAGTTCGCCGGAACCGCCTTGCGCGTCGAGCCAAAGAGGGTGACCGTGGCGTAGCCGTTGGCGAACTCGTAGTGCATCGGCGGGCTCGGGATGTGCACGACCCCGCTCGGCTGGGTGAGCTCTACACGCACCTCCGCCTGGGCCTGCGTGCCCACGCTTTGCACCGGCAGGTTGCCCGCAGGGAACGTCACTGTGAGCGGCGTCGTGCCAACCGTGTAGGTTCCGATGAGACGCGTCGCCGAGCGTTCGTCGAGGCCGCGACCGGTGAGCTGCACCGTGACGGTCTTGTCGGCGCCCGACGAGTTCGTCAGCCGCACGCTTAGCAGGTCGCTGGCGGAGCGAACGCCCGGTCCCGTGAGCCACTCGACCTTCACGGGGAGCGCGCTCGGCTGCTCCGGATTGAACGGTGACCCCCACGTTTCCGCGCTTCCCGCGCCGGCCGTGAGGACTTCGCCGGTGTTCAACTTCAACGAGCGGTGCCCCTCTTTGGCCAGCGGCAGGTTCTCTTCCGCGCCCCAGGTGTTGGTCACGCTGCCATAGCGGGTGACCGTGTTCAGCGTGGTCGCACCGTTCTTGCCACCGACAAGCAAGAGATCGCCCTCGAGCGCCACCGCCGTGTGGCGCGTGCGAGCGCTCGCCATCGCGGGCAATGTTGGCGTGAAGAACCCGGTGATCGGCGTGTAGAGCTCCGCGGTGGCGAGGTCCCCGGCCGCCCCGGTGCCGCCGGCAGCCACAACCAGATCGAACGACATCCGCGTCAAGCTGTGCCCGTACCGCGCCGTCGCGAGGCTACCCGTCGTGGCCCAGGTGTTGGCCACTGGATCGTAGACTTGCGCGCTCGCGGTCGCCGCCGCGCCGGTCCAGCCGCCGGCGACAAGCACGCGATCGTTGTGAAGTCGTTCGGCCGCGTGAGAGCTTCGGCCCGTCGACATCGCGGCGCGCGCGGTCCACGTGTTGGCCACGGGGTCGTAGGCCTCCGTCGCTGTGAGCGACGTCGGCCAATTCTGACCTCCCGTCACGAACACCTTGCCATCGGCCAGCACCGTTGCAGTATGCAGGATCCTGGACGTGATGAGCGGTGTGCCGTCCACCCAGGTGCCCGTTGCCGGCGTGTAGAGCGAGAGGCGATTCCACGCGCTTCCACTGGTGATCGGCGAGCCGCCACCAATCGCTGCGACGCGGCCGTCGAGGAGCTTGCTCTGGGTGTGCGATTGCCTCTTTGAGAAGCTACCCGTGACGGCCCAGGTGCGGGTCGCCGGATCGTAGAGTTCGTTGCTCGTGAAGTAGTGTGCCGCGCTGAGGCCGCCGCCCGTGACGAGGACGCGGCCGTCGTCGAGCAGGCTCATCGCGTGCTCCTTTCGACCCGAGGCCACCATCGCCGCCGTGTTCACCCACTCGGGGTCCACGAGTACCGGATACGTGACGGGCATATCGGACCAGTCGAGGCGCACGCGACACTCCGTTGCGCCCGGCGCAACGGGCGCGCGACCCCACGGTGGCCGCGCGTCGGTGTCGGCGGCGCAGCCCAAGAGGCTCACGCGCGGCTCGACAAACTTGCCGTCGGCGGTCTCGAGAACCGGTCGCGACATTCTCATTCGCGGGGTGCCCTTCGTCCCCACGAACTCGAGCACGCCATCGACAAGCCGGAGGCCCTCAACGCCGCGGTCCAAGAAGACGTCGTATTCGACCTGCGGCTGCGCGGGCGGGCTGTCGAGAACGAGGAAGTCCTCGGTCCCTTCCTTCGTGACGCGTTGCACGTACGTCGAGGCCTTGCCCGCGAAGGTCGCCGGGTAATAGACCTCGTCGTCGACAAGTGCGCCGGGCGAACTCGCGAGTTCGCGAAGGCGGACGCGAATCGCTACACCATCGCCTTCAACGGCAAACGGCACGGCCGCGAGACTAGGAACGAACGACGAGGTTTGAAGCCGCCCCCCGCCGCCCCCCGCCACAACGCTACTGTCGCTGCGCGTCGACCAGCCGCCGACGACCGGCGCTGCGGCGGTCCTTGGACGTTCGGTCGCCTTGGCAAAGAGCGTCGGAAACGCCACGCGAAGGTGATCACGCGTGGCGCGCGCGGTCGCTGTCTGCTCGCTTGCGGAGAGGTTCCCCGATGAGCCCGATGTAGCCTCGTCGCTTCGGCTCGTGCATCCCGCAGCCAGTGCAATCAACGCCAGCGCAAGCTTCGCCATGTCAGCCCCCCAACACGAGGACATCACGGCGTGCCGATTCGATCCAGCGCCCAGCGCGTCGCTACGCAAGGGAGGAAGGACGACGTGGGCGCAGGTCATCCTTGCGCCTTAGTCGGGTCTGCTCACTACTGGCGAGAGCGGCGGCGAGCGTGAGCGCGCTCACGCAAGGTCTGACGGTAAGCGGCGCGCAAACTCGAGCCCACGGCCACGCAGCGCGAAGTTGACCGTAGCGGTCTCGAGGAAGAAGGAGCTAGGCGAACGGGTCGCGGAGGCTCTTGACGCTGGGGCGGGGCGGACGTTCGAGTTCCCCCGACACGGACCCAAGGCACCGGAGGAAGCTCTCCGGCCATTCGCCTTGCGGCTCGAGGACGAGTCGACGCCCAACCCCACGGGCGAGCGCGGCCGTCTTCCCCTCCGTGCGCGGCGCGCCTGAGGAAGTCGTCCGGCCGGCCGGGCTGCCACCACTCACGAATACCTTTGCGCGCGCCGGCTTCACGCCCGTGAGTATGGCCAGGCGTCGCCACTGTGCAACCCGTCGGCGGCGCTGGAGAAGGGCTCTGCGAACGTGGCGCGATCGGCCGCGTCAGAGCGTTTGATTAGCGCGAGGCGAGTCACGTTGAACGAACCAACCGGCGAGCGCGCAGCGCCCCGGCTGGCTGCATTGCGCCTCCCCGGCTCAATTGGCCAGCCCCGGACAAGTTGTACGCAAAGGTCCCGTCCGCGGGGGGGGGGGGGGGGGGGGGGGGGGGGGGGGGGGGGGGGGGGCGGGGGGGGGGGCCCGCCCGGGGGGCGGGCCGGCGGGGCGACCCCCACCGGGGGCTTCCGGCCCGGGGGGGTCGGGGCGGGGGGGGCTTTTCCCCCCGGGGGCGGGGGGGGGGGGGGGGGGGGGGGGGGGGGGGGGGGGGGGGGGGGGGCGGGGGGGGGGGGGGGGGGGGGGGGGGGGGGGGGGGGGGGGGGGGGGGGGGGGGGGGGGGGGGGGGGGGGGGGGGGGGGGGGGGGGGGGGGGGGGGGGGGGCGGGGGGGGGGGGGCGGGGGGGGGGGGGGGGGGGGGGGGGGGGGGGGGGGGGGGGGGGGGGGGGGGGGGGGGGGGGGGGGGGGGGGGCGGGTGGGGGGGGGGGGGGGGAGGGGCCATCAGGAGCCGCCATGAACCAGCCCCCCCGGCCCCCCCCCCCGGGGGGGGAGAAAAAGAGGCCCCCCCCGGGGGCCCCGCCGACCACAGCGTCGCGCGACGACGTCTTGTGGTGATCGCGCCGATCATCGTCGTGGGACGCCGAGCGTGCGCAACGTCGCGCCGCCCCGAGCCAGGATGGTCAACTGTCCCTTCTCCACGACGAGCCCATAACGTCCGTTTGGTGAGCGCTCCGGCGGCGGCAATGGCAGTTGCGGCGCCTCCTGGTCCTCGACAACCGTTGGTCGACCCTCGAGGGTGACGCGAAAGGAGCGAGGCTCCGTGCCTCGGCCCACGAGGGCGAGGCTCTTGCCGTCGGGCGCGAAGTGAATCTCTCGCAGGGTGGACCACGGGAACTTGTCGCGGTCGTACACAGGCGGCGCTTTCGGAATGCGCAAGTCCACACGTGCGAACGTGTCGATGGCCACGACGATCACGCGATCGTGGCACCAGCAGACAGCGCGCCGCGTTACAGGGTCGACGGCGTCTTCAACAACTGTGTACCCCCCGCGCTCGGGACAAGGCGCGCGAAGGTGGATGCTCTTGGCGGTCTTCACGTCGAAGACGCTGGAGGCCTTCGTCGTTCAAGAACACGGCGCGCTCGCCAACACTCGCCCACGTGGTGCCACCTTCAATGCCGTCGAGCCGCGCCCCCGTTTGCGTGTCGTAGACGCCCCCTATCGCGATGGCGTAGCGCCCCTCGAAGCCGAGGAAGTCGGCGTACGGCACGCCACGGATGGTGGCCCTCTCTGCGTACGCCACGAGGTCAAAGACCAACGTGTTGTCGCGCCCGTCGGCACGCGTCACGAAGACAACCTTGCCGTTCGCGGAGACCTGGAAGAACGCCACGACGTCGACGGGCAATGGCCCTCGCCCGAGGACGTGCACGTGCCGGTCCTTGGTCAGAGCCAGGACGTCGACGCCGCCGGCAACGCGTAGCTGCTCGACGTCGCTCGGCAGTGAACCGATGTGTTCCGAGTTCCCCGTTTCGACGGCGATGCGAAAGAGCTCCTTGCCGGCGGCTGCGACGACGCGTTCATCGTCGAGCCACGCCGCGTGGTCGATGGCACGCCCGTCGAGCTTCGCCGCGGCGGACGTTGGCAAGGGCGCCGCGTCCGACTGAGCCGGTGCGGGAGCGCCTGCCCGCTTGCACGCCGCGAGCGAGGCGAGACAGGCAGCGACGCTGGCCCAGCGGGCGAGCGGTCTCACGCTAGCGCCCTCTCACCATGACGAATCGGTCCAGAATGCCGAGCGCCTTGGCGTACTCGGCGTCGTACTTCGCGCGGTCTGGGCGCGGCGCGTTCTTGTACGCGCGGTACGCGTCTGCGTGGGACTGGAGCTCAGCGTTGGTGGTCGCGCGCGGTGAGCGCTCGAGCAGGCGTTTGGCCCGATCGCACGGCGGAAGAACGCTCTCGCCGCGCAACACGCCGAGCGTGACCAAGAACACCTCGTCGAGATCGCGCTGCATCGCGTCGTCGAGTGCCGCAGGGCAACCCTTGCGGATGACTGCCGTCGCCGCGCGGAGCGGCGCGACGGCGGCGTCGGGCGCTGCCTCTGCCAGCGGGCGGCAGGTCTGGTCGAGGAGCCCTAGAGCCGCGACGCCCATCATCGCGTCGGTCATGTCGCCAACCAGAAATCGGTCTCGTTCAAGGGCCGCGACGTCCGCGCAGAGCGCCATGGCGGTGGCGTCATCGCGCGCCGCGCTCGCTTGTCGGGCAGCGGCGAGCATGAGCTTCTCCAGGCCAAGCCTCGACAGCTCGCACGGACGCGAGGACGCCGCGGCCACGACCGCGACGGCACCGTCGAAAGAGGGCTTCTCCATGTTGACCGCCGGGGCCGAGACGAGCAGCTCGCTCCGGCGCAGCAAGGCAACCACCGGGCGATCGTCCGCGAGACGTTCGCGTGCGCTCTGCACGTACTTGTCCGCGGCGGCGACCACGGCGCGGCACGGCTCGCTCGTCGCAGCGGCGCCGTCGCACGCGCGCTCCCCCTCCCCGCGTGCTTGTTCGCACACGGCGAGGAGCGCTTCGCGCAGGGCGACGTCCGACGGCTTCACGTTCGCGGACGAAGGCCGATGTGGAGGCCTCGACGCGGGCGCCACACAGACGGCCGCCGCGCGGGAGGCGAGCTCACTACGTGCAGCCGGGAGTTCCGGCGGCGGGGGCCTTCGGCACGCCGCGAGCGCCGTCACGAGCGCCGTGACAAGCGCGACCGTGGTACCGCGGGCGAGCGAAGACGAGGAACGCATGCCCCGCATTCGACCACGGGCGACGGACGCGTTCACGGGGATTTCTTGCGCGCGGTGCGCGGGACGGGGCCGCCACGACTGAAGGCCTCGACGACGCAAATTCTGACGTTCCCCGCAACTTCCCGCTGCGGGCGGCCGATGGACACGTCATGCCTTCCCTGGAGCACGAGGTGCTCTTGTCGCTCTTCCAAACGCGCCCGGCGTTGGCCGCGGAGCTCCTTCAGCTCCTCGGGGTGGCGGTGCCCGCGCACCGGACGGTGCGGACAGAGTCAGCGGATCTAACCCAAGTCGCGCCAACGGAATACCGAGCGGATCTCGTCGTGGTGCTCGAACGTGCTGGCCGAGCCGCGCTCGGCATCGTCGTCGAGGTTCAACTCGATCGAGACGTCGCGAAGCGCTACTCGTGGCCCGTGTACGCGGCGACGCTCCGCGCGAGACTTCGCTGTCCCGTCTGCGTCCTCGTAGTTGCGCCCCGGGAGTCGCTCGCAACGTGGTGCCTCAGGCCGGTGCCGCTCGGGCCCGGCTTCACGTTCGTGCCGCTGGTCCTGGGGCCCGCAGCGATTCCGCGCATTACGGGCGAGGACGAGGCGAAGCGGGCGCCCGAGCTGTCGGTGCTGTCGGTCTTGGCGCATGGCCGCGAGCGCGACGGCGTGCGCCTCGGAGAGGTGGCGCTCCTGGCCGTGGCCACGTTGGCCGATGAGACCCAGGTGCTATATTCCGACGTGATTCTGAACGCCGTGACCGCCGCTGCCAAGGTTGCGCTGGAGGAGCTGATGGACATCCGCAAGTACGAGTTCAAGAGCGACTTCGCCAAGAAGCACCAGGCAAAGGGCCGTGAGGAAGGACTCGCCGAGGGACGTCGCGCGCGCATCGCCGATCTGATCGCGGTCCTCGAGGCTCGCGGCCTCGCCGTTTCGCCGGAGGAACAACACACGATCGCAACGTGCACCGACGATGCCGTGCTGACGCGCTGGATTCGCAGAGCCGCCACCGCAGCGTCGGTGCAAGAGGTTCTCGCGGAGGGGTGAGGCGGGGCGAACCGGGCGCGGACCTGCTCCTGGGGTCGGCAAGGGGTTCCGTTCTCGTGTAAGGAAGAGGCGTGCGCGACCCACAGAGCGATGTGCTCACGCTCACGAATGCCGTGCGGGCAGGCGGAGCGCATCACGCCGAGCGCCACTACCTCGACTACAAGATCGGTCGAAGGCGGCTCGCCGATCTCATCAAGACTGGCGATCGCGTGTCTGTGCTCGGCTGGCTGCCCCGGAAGGATGAGCAGGGATACGCGCGCCAACTGCTTTTGCGAGCCCCGCCGGCCTTCGAGTCGGGCCGCGTGCCGCTCTACATATGCCCCGAGTGCGCGGACCTCGGGTGCGGGGCTGTCACGACTCGCGTGACTCGGGAAGGCGAACACGTGATCTGGTCAGACTTTCATCACGAAGCGCCGAACGGCGAAGCCAGCCCCGTCGAAGCGGTCCGTGTGATGCGCGACTTCGTCTTTGCGTGGGAGCCCTACCGTCTCTTGCTGTGGCCGCTCGGCTGAGGGTCCGTGCGGAGCCGCGGGGCGAGGCTTGATGGCTGCCTCGCTATGCGCTTTTCGCAGCCGCGCGCGCCCTGCAAACGCGGCTTCGGCTCTGCAAGCGGCGTGGAGCCCCATGCAACGCTCGAAATGCCCGTGTTGCGCGGCGCGGCTGCTCGCCTAAGCGTTGGTGCGCAATCACGGGCGAGCCCAGCCGCACTGTTGAGCGTCAGTAGCACTGATACATCGCGACACTAAACCTGGCCGCGTCCCGTTCCGGGGAGGGATCGAAACTATTGATGGATTCGACGAAACTCGTGGCACCGCGGCTCGCGTAAGTGTCGATGGTCGAGCCGGGAGTAGTTTGGCAACTGCGGCTGCTGCCCGAGGCCGGCCGGGGCACGAAGCGCATCGCCGCGGAGGTCGGCGTCGCGCGTAGCACCCTGTGTCCCCCCTACTCCGTCTTCTCCTTCGCCCGATTCCCGAGCACCGCATCCAAATCCCAATCCCCCAGCGAGAGGCTCGACGCCTCCGGGCCCGCGCCTGTCACATCGATGGGCGCGAGGGCCTTCCGGAAGCGGTCGCGGGTTGCGTTCTTTTCGTCTTGAACGTTCGAGAGCTCTACCGTGAGGCCAACCTTGAGCCGCTTCGGCGAGACCAGCGAGAGCAGCGGTAGGGCCGCCGCTTGCTCCTTGTACAAGCGAACGTCCGCGTCGGACTTGTCGGCGGCCTTCACCAGCGCGTCGTAGAACGCCGCGATGGCCTTTGAGCGTTCGTGCGCCGGCGACGCCAAGAGCGCGCCCTCGTAGTCACCGGCGGCGGCGCGGTCGGTCGCGAGACGGAGCCCGACGGGCGTGGCCACGAAGCGCTTTCCGGCGAGGCGATCGATGATGCGCGTTTCGGCGTCGGCGAGCTTGCGATACCCAGCCGATCCCTCCACGAACGCGCGCTCCATGCGACCGATGCGCTCTTGGTACTTGCTCTCCACGCGGGCGATGGCCGCCTCGCGCGTGATGCCTCCCTCACCGATGCGCCCGCGTTCCACCACGAGCGCCGCGAGGTAGTCCACGAGCGCCTTTCGGTACTCGGCTCCGGGACGCCGCGTGAGCTCGTCGAGCGCGCCCTCGTCGAACCGCTGGTCGACCGTGAGAGACAGCCCCACGCCATCGACGCTCGCGGCGCCGGGACTGATGTACGTCGACTGCAAGCCGAGCCGCATGTTGCCCGCCGCGAGCACGAGGGCTTTCAGGGAAGCAGGCAAGGCGCTGACGCTCGACGAGAGCGCCTGGTTGCCGCGATCGCGGAGGGCCTTGATGCTCGGGTCGGCGAGCAGCGCGACGTTGCACTCGTCGTCGGGATTGCCAGCCTGGCCCGCTTCGTTGATGGCCGGCGCGCAACGCGAAGACACGGTGCGTTCAAGCTCTCCGCCGGCCGCGTCGAGCGAGGCAACGGCGGCGGCGCCACCGACGCCCCGGAGGACGGCGTCGAGCCCGTCGGTGAAGCGATCGTCGTGCACGTGCGCGTCGCCGAACTGCGTCCGCACGAAGAGGTTCGTGGCGCTGCTCGAGCCCTTCGGGGTGATCGACAGCGCGCCCACGCCGACGCGCGTGTAGCCGTGATCCGTCTGGAAGAGCTTGCGGCTCTTCTGGAGCGTGTCGAAGGAGAGAACCGTGGCGCCTTCCGGCGTCTGGAGCACGAACGTCCCCGTCTTCTTGGCGACGGTGCGATCGTAGATGTCGATCCCCGCGAGCTTGAAGCCGAAGTCGAGCGTCGAAGACGAGGCCTTGCGGACCGCGTCGAAGTCGACGGTGACGGCCGCGTTCGCTTGGCCCAAGTCACGGTTCGCCATCGCCTCCGCGAGCCGAAGGTCGAACTTGAGCGCGTGCGTGAGCGCCGTGGCCACCTGGGCCCGATCGCCGCGGTCCAAGTGGAAGTGGATGCGCGTGAGCCCAACCCGCTCGTTCTCCTTTTCGTAAGAGACCGACGCGCGCGACTGAAAGTGATTCGTGAGGTGGCGCTCGACGCCGCGCTCCACGAAGCGAGCCAGGTTCACGGCCTGACCACCGAGGTTGACGTCGCGCAGGCACGGCTTGCCCTTGCCGTCTTCACCGTTGTCTTCGCCGTCGACCTTGCAGCGCGCCTTGATGCCGAAGCCGTCTTCGACGGCCGCGTGGAGCTTCAGGCTCTTGATGCGGTCAACGCCGACGTCGACGATGACTTCGTCGCCATCGAGACGAATCAGTTGCACGTCGACGCGCCCCTCGATGGCCGCGGCGATGCCGGCGGAAACGGCGATCTGGTAGTTCAAGAGCGGCCCGCCGGCGGCAAAGACCGGAACCCCGAGCCCGAGGTTGGTGGCGAGCTTGCCGCTGCCGCGAAGCGCGAAGGCCTCGCCCGGCAACATCCGACGCACGTCGTC
This region of Myxococcales bacterium genomic DNA includes:
- a CDS encoding formylglycine-generating enzyme family protein gives rise to the protein MGSPPCEWGRGRNSETESETTLTHAFYMQEKELTIGEWAATGELNVTLARAGAEQCTEPSCPVAQVNWYEALRFANRYSAWKGKPECYTLQGCGPDAGPGPFGCTNVSAVNTSVYDCDGYRLPTEAEWEYAVRAGTRSPTFAGPLTPIPPPADPTDCSTQPIIEPFAWYCANSGGRTHPVGQKSPNPWGLLDLLGNVLEHTSDMYTGIGHKPARRVDPGALIVPGDSTPLRGGSALLAPRNTRSAGHIGFTRLATDGGLRLVRTAK